The window GAAGTACGGATTTGTGGCGTCTGGCTCGCTGAACCCACAAAAAGCTCGCGTGCTGCTGCAATTGGCGCTGACACAGACTAAAGATCCTAAACAGATCCAGGAAATGTTTAATCAGTACTAATCGATGAAGGTGGCTGCGCTTATCGACCTAACCCTGTAGGCCTGATAAGCGCAGCGCCATCAGGCAATTTGCCGGATGGTGGCTCAAAGCCTTATCAGGCCAACATTCATTACGGTTTTCCGCGTTACTCCGCCAGAAACAGCTCCAGCAGTGAGTTTAAAAACAGCTTACCGTGCTGGGTAATCTGCCAGTACTCATCGCTCTGCGTCAGATATCCCTGGGCGATAGCCTCATCAATCTGTGCCCGAATCACCTCTTCGGCAAGCCCGGTATAGTGGGTGAATTCCACACGCGGTGCGGCCTCCAGCAAGCGGAAGCGGTTCATAAAGAACTCAAATGGCTTATCAGCCTCGGCGACATCACGCTCGCTTTCGAGATAACGTCCCTGCATGTAACCGCGCGGATGTCGCGTTTTGGTGGTGCGCAGGATACGTCCGTCCGGGAAGGTGACCTTGCCGTGAGCCCCGCAGCCAATGCCAAGATAGTCGCCAAAACGCCAGTAGTTCAGGTTGTGCTGGCACTGATATCCCGGTTTTGCATAGGCCGAGGTTTCATATTGCTGATACCCGGCGGCGGTCAGCAACCGGTGGCCTTGCTCAAAAATATCCCACAGGGCGTCATCATCCGGTAGCACCGGCGGGCGCGAACCAAACAACGTGTTGGGCTCAATAGTGAGCTGATACCAGGAGAGATGCGGGGGGTTAAGCTCAATGGCCTGCTGTAAATCGTCCAGCGCTTCTTCCAGTGTTTGATCCGGCAGGCCGTGCATCAAATCCAGGTTAAAGCTGCGCAATCCCAGACCGTCAGCCAGATTCGCCGCGCGTTTGGCTTCTTCTGGCCCGTGAATACGCCCCAGTCGCTCAAGCTTGGAGGCGCTAAAACTTTGCACGCCAATCGAGATGCGGTTAACTCCAGCGCGTTGATAATCGACAAACCGATCGGCTTCCACCGTACCGGGATTGGCTTCCATCGTGATTTCGGCATCCGCCGCCAGATTTAGACGCGCACGCACGCCATCCAGCAGCGTTTGCATTGCCGGGCCAGAGAGCAGGCTCGGCGTACCGCCACCAATAAAAATGGTCTTTACTTCGCGTCCCTGCGCGTAGGCGACGTTGGCATCCAGATCGCTCAGCAGATGCCCAACGTAATCTTCATGGGGAACTTCGCCCTTTAACGCATGCGAGTTGAAGTCGCAGTAGGGGCATTTCTGCACGCACCACGGGATGTGGATATAAAGACTCAGTGGTGGCAACTTAACCATTACGCAGCGCATCCAGCAGCAGTTTTAGTGCCTGTCCACGGTGGGAAATAGCACTCTTTTCTTCCCGGGTCAGTTCGGCTGCGGTTTTACCCTCAGACGGTACAAAGAAGATAGGGTCGTAGCCAAAACCACCGTCTCCGGCAGGCTCACGAGCGATCACACCCGGCCAGCGTCCGTGACATACAACAGGGGTTGGGTCATCTGCGTGGCGCATATACACCAGTACACAATGGAACTGTGCCTGACGTTTTTCGTCCGGGATATCCTGCAGGGTGTGCAGCAGTTTTTCCAGGTTTTGTCTGTCAGTCGCATCTTCACCAGAATAGCGAGCAGAATAAATCCCCGGAGCCCCGCCGAGGGCGTCAACGGCCAGGCCGGAATCATCGGCAATGGCAGGCAGACCGGTGATTTGCGCGGCATGACGCGCCTTCAGAATG of the Citrobacter freundii genome contains:
- the hemW gene encoding radical SAM family heme chaperone HemW, whose protein sequence is MVKLPPLSLYIHIPWCVQKCPYCDFNSHALKGEVPHEDYVGHLLSDLDANVAYAQGREVKTIFIGGGTPSLLSGPAMQTLLDGVRARLNLAADAEITMEANPGTVEADRFVDYQRAGVNRISIGVQSFSASKLERLGRIHGPEEAKRAANLADGLGLRSFNLDLMHGLPDQTLEEALDDLQQAIELNPPHLSWYQLTIEPNTLFGSRPPVLPDDDALWDIFEQGHRLLTAAGYQQYETSAYAKPGYQCQHNLNYWRFGDYLGIGCGAHGKVTFPDGRILRTTKTRHPRGYMQGRYLESERDVAEADKPFEFFMNRFRLLEAAPRVEFTHYTGLAEEVIRAQIDEAIAQGYLTQSDEYWQITQHGKLFLNSLLELFLAE
- a CDS encoding XTP/dITP diphosphatase; translation: MQKVVLATGNAGKVRELASLLSDFGLDVVAQTDLGVDSAEETGLTFIENAILKARHAAQITGLPAIADDSGLAVDALGGAPGIYSARYSGEDATDRQNLEKLLHTLQDIPDEKRQAQFHCVLVYMRHADDPTPVVCHGRWPGVIAREPAGDGGFGYDPIFFVPSEGKTAAELTREEKSAISHRGQALKLLLDALRNG